In Strigops habroptila isolate Jane chromosome 4, bStrHab1.2.pri, whole genome shotgun sequence, a single genomic region encodes these proteins:
- the CEP170B gene encoding centrosomal protein of 170 kDa protein B isoform X2 — MSVTSWFLVSSTGIRHRLPREMIFVGRDDCELMLQSRSVDKQHAVINYDKEKDEHWVKDLGSLNGTFVNDMRIPDQKYITLKLNDVIRFGYDSNMYVLEQIQHKVPEEALKHEKYTSQLQMNYKGTAMKRAVQPMEYSGYTESPQAKLEKGERKTITETSTYRTPLYGQPSWWGEDDANNKEDRRQEEHYSERPKEITQHEEELNGNISAYRDAQEQSVFAFRREPSYFEIPTKEFQQPPKSQETQVHEIPTKDVDAVVAPVVQSHASFTIEFDDGTPGKIKIKDHVTKFSLRQRRPYSKEPAHTEVMSAESKVADWLVQNDPSLMRRQSPGDDVYSTKSDLPVHVRTLKGSWSLTESCCVPSHPFPSPKKGNRHEDGTQSDSEDPVVPKAEKETMTGSERATEQTKLQRQMRRDPHEMLHNKQAFVIEFFEDTPRKKRSQSFTHSAHSSQSDTDPGMKTKAEKRKNALPAEKLGNAVPPSHLGAQTGKPSNSSSGTQRTSSFKREKTEDRINNSSSSASRVKTYGSVGRKSKMAQDFMAEYLRETAQSGKPNAEKPAPLPVPVAPRVVISSEPESASTPPPEVKSAQGRRNDEEDSVSETGTYTIETETQDKEVEEARKMIDQVFGVLESPEFSRISSAFRPIIKGEKDDSSSHQRLISENGTGQKSPLLQAFASKAVSGSQADAQMSAASQGSQKWVSRWASLADSYSDSGSVSGQGDGGSESGVAPKSGEPENTVPLRTRRLLPQLPPSDKSDSPTPTVLVCQESYSEVTKRTIVKDHCVEAYSDPSSRLFIQEDLDPDSLSDASRSDDGFSTEKGKKYKENNKMLEQMGEDTRSESQQPGASRVSNVRAVSEPVSTSFYIGDDSSDAGIPSKLPLSMSHARADKDSKDQEFSFKSAGTPVPGKPPVKDVSAYISASGKVVISLHQSLPQDQENMSGKEASSFVRQESFTKDKSSSGAPQNKLPHISSHPLLKDLEAVRSTRMDFGQETHLLLKDTETALAALEAKLLGQSQQLEPLETAGQLEDSLSGDSDVDTASTVSMVSGKNVPASTPKRKVIASLQKEKSSSTPSIQDQCGQPTARDRLTEKRKTQAPEASNRVEAAKRFQMKRSAGTRGSLDFTDDERSSSLPYLPVPDAVVSDHEHSVTRPVPRRKPFTQATKEDHSKTTSNVQKIQQVLTRSNSLSTPRPTRASKLRRARLGDASDNECVDTEKTASNPEATTLGPKQSTETKKLSRLDILAMPRKRAGSFTVPSDPETAQSRTGFSGRSVESYRKTGVSDVRAAARKMAAAASAKQPFNRTRSSSVKYSSSSASRRRPQGSDYTSTSEEEYGSNHSSPKHKRSHTSTATQTPRIRGSGLSKQKHNGRETDDDEDFDDHPDPYNFMAQTAEIAEIARLSQTLVKDVAILAREIHDVAGDGDSQSSSGTGPSTSLSSMPNTPASTISAREELVQHIPEASLNYQKVPPGSVELKDFDQNMNNNREEDPSRKTRTRNREEVIFDNLMLNPVSQLSHAIRENTENLAEKMKILFQNSERTWEEMEAKINSENEVPILKTSNKEISSILKELRRVQKQLEVINAIIDPTGNLDVVASNKASSAAKQSTATKVRTANNSGSTLETLSPAQMRNYTQKSNCGSSSLQDSNFIPGGEKYVI; from the exons AAACCAGTACTTACCGCACCCCTCTTTATGGGCAGCCCTCCTGGTGGGGGGAAGATGATGCAAATAACAAGGAGGACAGAAGGCAAGAGGAACATTATTCAG AAAGACCAAAAGAGATAACCCAACATGAAGAGGAACTGAATGGTAATATTTCTGCTTATAGAGATGCCCAAGAACAGTCTGTGTTTGCCTTCCGTAGAGAGCCGAGTTATTTTGAGATTCCAACTAAAGAATTTCAGCAGCCACCAAAATCTCAAGAAACACAGGTCCATGAGATCCCAACAAAGGATGTTGACGCTGTAGTAGCCCCCGTCGTACAAAGTCATGCCTCTTTCACCATTGAGTTTGATGATGGTACCCCTggtaaaataaagataaaagacCATGTGACTAAATTTTCACTCAGACAGAGAAGACCATATAGTAAAGAACCAGCTCATACGGAAGTGATGTCAGCAGAGAGCAAAGTGGCTGACTGGCTTGTCCAGAATGACCCAAGCTTGATGAGACGGCAGTCTCCGGGTGATGATGTGTACAGTACAAAGAGTGACCTGCCGGTTCACGTGAGGACACTTAAAG GTTCCTGGTCGTTGACTGAATCGTGTTGTGTGCCTTCACACCCGTTTCCTTCTCcaaaaaaag GCAATAGGCACGAGGACGGGACACAGAGCGACTCTGAAGACCCCGTAGTGCCCAAGGCAGAGAAGGAGACGATGACGGGCAGTGAGCGTGCGACAGAGCAAACCAAGCTGCAGCGCCAGATGAGGCGTGATCCCCACGAGATGCTGCACAACAAGCAGGCCTTTGTCATTGAATTCTTCGAGGACACGCCGCGGAAGAAGCGGTCGCAGTCCTTCACACACAGTGCTCACTCCTCCCAGAGCGACACTGATCCGGGGATGAAGACCAAGGCTGAAAAGCGCAAGAATGCTTTACCAGCAGAGAAGCTGGGAAATGCAGTGCCACCATCCCACCTCGGGGCCCAGACGGGCAAACCCAGTAACAGCTCCTCCGGGACCCAAAGAACTAGCTCCTTCAAGAGGGAGAAGACAGAGGATCGGATCAACAATTCgtcttcctctgcttccagagTTAAAACGTATGGGAGCGTTGGGAGGAAGTCTAAAATGGCTCAGGATTTTATGGCTGAGTACTTGCGGGAGACTGCTCAGTCTGGGAAGCCAAATGCTGAGAAACCAGCACCTCTGCCTGTGCCGGTAGCTCCGCGTGTGGTTATATCATCAGAACCAGAGTCTGCCTCTACTCCACCTCCAGAGGTAAAGTCTGCCCAGGGCAGGAGAAATGATGAAGAAGACAGTGTAAGTGAGACGGGCACATACACAATTGAGACGGAGACGCAGGATAAAGAGGTGGAGGAAGCACGAAAAATGATAGATCAg GTTTTTGGTGTTCTTGAGTCACCTGAATTTTCCAGAATCTCTTCAGCTTTTAGACCAATAATTAAAGGTGAAAAAGATGACTCCAGTTCTCATCAGCGTCTAATCAGTGAAAATGGCACTGGTCAGAAGTCACCCTTGCTCCAGGCATTTGCCTCAAAAGCTGTGAGTGGGTCTCAGGCTGATGCACAG ATGTCTGCAGCATCTCAAGGGAGTCAGAAGTGGGTGTCTAGGTGGGCAAGCCTTGCGGACAGTTACTCAGACTCCGGATCTGTCTCTGGGCAGGGTGATGGAGGTTCAG AAAGTGGTGTAGCCCCAAAATCCGGGGAACCAGAAAACACTGTGCCCTTGAGAACAAGACGCCTTCTTCCTCAACTCCCACCAAGTGATAAATCGGACAGTCCCACACCCACGGTCCTGGTTTGCCAGGAGTCCTATTCTGAGGTTACCAAGAGAACCATTGTGAAGGACCACTGCGTGGAAGCCTACAGTGATCCCAGCAGCCGTCTCTTCATCCAAGAAGACTTGGATCCAGATAGCCTTAGCGATGCCAGCAGATCTGATGATGgcttcagcacagaaaaaggcaagaaatataAAGAGAACAATAAAATGCTAGAGCAGATGGGAGAAGACACAAGGTCAGAGAGCCAGCAGCCAGGAGCCTCCCGAGTCTCAAACGTGAGAGCTGTAAGTGAGCCAGTTTCTACTTCATTCTACATTGGTGATGACAGCAGTGATGCAGGGATTCCCTCCAAGCTTCCTCTGAGCATGTCCCATGCTCGAGCAGACAAAGACAGCAAAGATCAGGAGTTTTCCTTCAAGTCTGCTGGCACACCAGTTCCTGGAAAGCCACCGGTCAAAGATGTTAGCGCTTACATAAGTGCATCTGGAAAAGTCGTTATTTCCCTTCATCAGAGTCTTCCTCAAGATCAAGAAAACATGTCGGGAAAGGAAGCATCATCTTTTGTTAGACAGGAAAGTTTTACCAAAGATAAATCTAGTAGTGGTGCTCCTCAAAATAAACTCCCGCATATTTCAAGTCACCCTCTACTTAAAGATTTAGAGGCTGTTCGGTCAACTCGTATGGACTTCGGTCAGGAGACTCACCTTCTCCTTAAGGACACTGAAACTGCCTTGGCAGCACTGGAAGCCAAATTACTTGGTCAAAGCCAACAGCTGGAGCCCTTGGAAACTGCTGGTCAGCTGGAGGACTCCTTGTCAGGGGACTCAGACGTGGACACTGCCAGCACAGTCAGCATGGTGAGCGGCAAAAATGTTCCAGCGAGCACCCCAAAACGCAAAGTGATCGCGAGCTTGCAGAAGGAGAAATCTTCCTCTACGCCATCCATCCAGGACCAGTGTGGGCAGCCCACTGCTCGGGACAGACTGACGGAGAAGCGGAAGACGCAAGCACCAGAGGCGTCAAACCGCGTGGAGGCTGCCAAACGCTTCCAGATGAAGCGCAGTGCTGGGACTCGAGGGTCTCTTGACTTCACAGATGACGAGAGAAGCTCAAGCTTACCCTACTTGCCAGTCCCTGATGCAGTCGTGTCTGACCATGAGCACTCTGTAACCCGTCCGGTTCCCAGAAGGAAACCTTTTACTCAGGCCACCAAGGAGGACCACAGCAAAACAACCTCAAATGTGCAGAAAATCCAGCAAGTCCTCACCCGCTCCAACAGTTTATCCACCCCACGACCCACAAGGGCCTCGAAGCTACGTCGTGCCCGGCTGGGAGATGCCTCAGATAATGAATGTGTCGATACTGAGAAAACAGCGTCCAACCCTGAAGCCACCACTCTGGGCCCCAAGCAGTCCACAGAGACAAAGAAGCTCTCCCGGCTGGACATCCTTGCCATGCCAAGGAAACGGGCAGGCTCGTTTACAGTGCCCAGTGACCCTGAGACGGCGCAGTCGAGGACAGGGTTTTCGGGCCGGAGTGTGGAGTCCTATCGGAAGACAGGTGTTTCAGATGTTAGAGCTGCGGCGAGAAAaatggcagctgctgcctctgcaaaGCAGCCTTTCAACAGGACGCGTTCAAGCAGTGTCAAGTATTCCTCCTCGTCCG CATCAAGGCGGAGACCACAGGGTTCAGATTATACTTCTACTTCGGAGGAGGAATATGGCTCAAATCACAGCTCCCCTAAACACAAACGCTCCCATACTTCAACAGCCACACAAACACCGAGGATACGTGGCTCTGGGCTGAGCAAGCAGAAGCACAATGGCAGAGAAACGGATGATGATGAAGATTTTGATGACCATCCTGACCCATACAACTTCATGGCGCAAACAGCAGAGATAGCAGAAATAGCCAG GCTCAGCCAAACCTTGGTCAAGGATGTGGCCATCCTTGCTCGAGAGATTCATGATGTTGCTGGAGATGGGGACTCTCAGAGTTCATCGGGGACAGGACCAAGCACCTCCCTCAGCTCTATGCCCAACACTCCTGCATCTACCATATCAGCGAGAGAAGAG TTGGTGCAGCACATTCCAGAAGCAAGTCTGAACTACCAGAAAGTGCCTCCGGGATCAGTGGAACTGAAGGATTTTGACCAAAATATGAACAATAATAGAGAAGAGGATCcctcaagaaaaacaaggacAAGAAACCGTGAGGAG GTAATCTTTGACAATCTGATGTTGAACCCAGTGTCCCAGTTATCACATGCAATCcgtgaaaatacagaaaatcttGCTGAAAAAATGAA GATTCTGTTTCAAAACTCAGAAAGGAcctgggaggagatggaggccaaaattaattcagaaaatgaagtgcCAATTCTGAAGACCTCAAACAAG GAAATCAGTTCTATCCTGAAGGAGCTCAGGAGAGTTCAAAAACAGCTTGAAG tCATAAATGCTATCATTGACCCTACTGGAAACTTGGATGTAGTTGCCAGTAACAAAGCATCTTCTGCTGCTAAACAATCTACAGCCACTAAAGTCAGGACTGCTAACAATTCTGGGTCTACACTGGAGACTTTGTCCCCAGCACAGATGAGAAACTACACACAGAAATCGAACTGTGGGTCTTCTAGCTTACAGGATTCGAATTTCATTCCAGGTGGAGAGAAATATGTGATCTGA
- the CEP170B gene encoding centrosomal protein of 170 kDa protein B isoform X4, whose translation MSVTSWFLVSSTGIRHRLPREMIFVGRDDCELMLQSRSVDKQHAVINYDKEKDEHWVKDLGSLNGTFVNDMRIPDQKYITLKLNDVIRFGYDSNMYVLEQIQHKVPEEALKHEKYTSQLQMNYKGTAMKRAVQPMEYSGYTESPQAKLEKGERKTITETSTYRTPLYGQPSWWGEDDANNKEDRRQEEHYSERPKEITQHEEELNGNISAYRDAQEQSVFAFRREPSYFEIPTKEFQQPPKSQETQVHEIPTKDVDAVVAPVVQSHASFTIEFDDGTPGKIKIKDHVTKFSLRQRRPYSKEPAHTEVMSAESKVADWLVQNDPSLMRRQSPGDDVYSTKSDLPVHVRTLKGSWSLTESCCVPSHPFPSPKKGNRHEDGTQSDSEDPVVPKAEKETMTGSERATEQTKLQRQMRRDPHEMLHNKQAFVIEFFEDTPRKKRSQSFTHSAHSSQSDTDPGMKTKAEKRKNALPAEKLGNAVPPSHLGAQTGKPSNSSSGTQRTSSFKREKTEDRINNSSSSASRVKTYGSVGRKSKMAQDFMAEYLRETAQSGKPNAEKPAPLPVPVAPRVVISSEPESASTPPPEVKSAQGRRNDEEDSVSETGTYTIETETQDKEVEEARKMIDQVFGVLESPEFSRISSAFRPIIKGEKDDSSSHQRLISENGTGQKSPLLQAFASKAVSGSQADAQMSAASQGSQKWVSRWASLADSYSDSGSVSGQGDGGSESGVAPKSGEPENTVPLRTRRLLPQLPPSDKSDSPTPTVLVCQESYSEVTKRTIVKDHCVEAYSDPSSRLFIQEDLDPDSLSDASRSDDGFSTEKGKKYKENNKMLEQMGEDTRSESQQPGASRVSNVRAVSEPVSTSFYIGDDSSDAGIPSKLPLSMSHARADKDSKDQEFSFKSAGTPVPGKPPVKDVSAYISASGKVVISLHQSLPQDQENMSGKEASSFVRQESFTKDKSSSGAPQNKLPHISSHPLLKDLEAVRSTRMDFGQETHLLLKDTETALAALEAKLLGQSQQLEPLETAGQLEDSLSGDSDVDTASTVSMVSGKNVPASTPKRKVIASLQKEKSSSTPSIQDQCGQPTARDRLTEKRKTQAPEASNRVEAAKRFQMKRSAGTRGSLDFTDDERSSSLPYLPVPDAVVSDHEHSVTRPVPRRKPFTQATKEDHSKTTSNVQKIQQVLTRSNSLSTPRPTRASKLRRARLGDASDNECVDTEKTASNPEATTLGPKQSTETKKLSRLDILAMPRKRAGSFTVPSDPETAQSRTGFSGRSVESYRKTGVSDVRAAARKMAAAASAKQPFNRTRSSSVKYSSSSATQTPRIRGSGLSKQKHNGRETDDDEDFDDHPDPYNFMAQTAEIAEIARLSQTLVKDVAILAREIHDVAGDGDSQSSSGTGPSTSLSSMPNTPASTISAREEIARRSFRLAYPSQLVQHIPEASLNYQKVPPGSVELKDFDQNMNNNREEDPSRKTRTRNREEVIFDNLMLNPVSQLSHAIRENTENLAEKMKILFQNSERTWEEMEAKINSENEVPILKTSNKEISSILKELRRVQKQLEVINAIIDPTGNLDVVASNKASSAAKQSTATKVRTANNSGSTLETLSPAQMRNYTQKSNCGSSSLQDSNFIPGGEKYVI comes from the exons AAACCAGTACTTACCGCACCCCTCTTTATGGGCAGCCCTCCTGGTGGGGGGAAGATGATGCAAATAACAAGGAGGACAGAAGGCAAGAGGAACATTATTCAG AAAGACCAAAAGAGATAACCCAACATGAAGAGGAACTGAATGGTAATATTTCTGCTTATAGAGATGCCCAAGAACAGTCTGTGTTTGCCTTCCGTAGAGAGCCGAGTTATTTTGAGATTCCAACTAAAGAATTTCAGCAGCCACCAAAATCTCAAGAAACACAGGTCCATGAGATCCCAACAAAGGATGTTGACGCTGTAGTAGCCCCCGTCGTACAAAGTCATGCCTCTTTCACCATTGAGTTTGATGATGGTACCCCTggtaaaataaagataaaagacCATGTGACTAAATTTTCACTCAGACAGAGAAGACCATATAGTAAAGAACCAGCTCATACGGAAGTGATGTCAGCAGAGAGCAAAGTGGCTGACTGGCTTGTCCAGAATGACCCAAGCTTGATGAGACGGCAGTCTCCGGGTGATGATGTGTACAGTACAAAGAGTGACCTGCCGGTTCACGTGAGGACACTTAAAG GTTCCTGGTCGTTGACTGAATCGTGTTGTGTGCCTTCACACCCGTTTCCTTCTCcaaaaaaag GCAATAGGCACGAGGACGGGACACAGAGCGACTCTGAAGACCCCGTAGTGCCCAAGGCAGAGAAGGAGACGATGACGGGCAGTGAGCGTGCGACAGAGCAAACCAAGCTGCAGCGCCAGATGAGGCGTGATCCCCACGAGATGCTGCACAACAAGCAGGCCTTTGTCATTGAATTCTTCGAGGACACGCCGCGGAAGAAGCGGTCGCAGTCCTTCACACACAGTGCTCACTCCTCCCAGAGCGACACTGATCCGGGGATGAAGACCAAGGCTGAAAAGCGCAAGAATGCTTTACCAGCAGAGAAGCTGGGAAATGCAGTGCCACCATCCCACCTCGGGGCCCAGACGGGCAAACCCAGTAACAGCTCCTCCGGGACCCAAAGAACTAGCTCCTTCAAGAGGGAGAAGACAGAGGATCGGATCAACAATTCgtcttcctctgcttccagagTTAAAACGTATGGGAGCGTTGGGAGGAAGTCTAAAATGGCTCAGGATTTTATGGCTGAGTACTTGCGGGAGACTGCTCAGTCTGGGAAGCCAAATGCTGAGAAACCAGCACCTCTGCCTGTGCCGGTAGCTCCGCGTGTGGTTATATCATCAGAACCAGAGTCTGCCTCTACTCCACCTCCAGAGGTAAAGTCTGCCCAGGGCAGGAGAAATGATGAAGAAGACAGTGTAAGTGAGACGGGCACATACACAATTGAGACGGAGACGCAGGATAAAGAGGTGGAGGAAGCACGAAAAATGATAGATCAg GTTTTTGGTGTTCTTGAGTCACCTGAATTTTCCAGAATCTCTTCAGCTTTTAGACCAATAATTAAAGGTGAAAAAGATGACTCCAGTTCTCATCAGCGTCTAATCAGTGAAAATGGCACTGGTCAGAAGTCACCCTTGCTCCAGGCATTTGCCTCAAAAGCTGTGAGTGGGTCTCAGGCTGATGCACAG ATGTCTGCAGCATCTCAAGGGAGTCAGAAGTGGGTGTCTAGGTGGGCAAGCCTTGCGGACAGTTACTCAGACTCCGGATCTGTCTCTGGGCAGGGTGATGGAGGTTCAG AAAGTGGTGTAGCCCCAAAATCCGGGGAACCAGAAAACACTGTGCCCTTGAGAACAAGACGCCTTCTTCCTCAACTCCCACCAAGTGATAAATCGGACAGTCCCACACCCACGGTCCTGGTTTGCCAGGAGTCCTATTCTGAGGTTACCAAGAGAACCATTGTGAAGGACCACTGCGTGGAAGCCTACAGTGATCCCAGCAGCCGTCTCTTCATCCAAGAAGACTTGGATCCAGATAGCCTTAGCGATGCCAGCAGATCTGATGATGgcttcagcacagaaaaaggcaagaaatataAAGAGAACAATAAAATGCTAGAGCAGATGGGAGAAGACACAAGGTCAGAGAGCCAGCAGCCAGGAGCCTCCCGAGTCTCAAACGTGAGAGCTGTAAGTGAGCCAGTTTCTACTTCATTCTACATTGGTGATGACAGCAGTGATGCAGGGATTCCCTCCAAGCTTCCTCTGAGCATGTCCCATGCTCGAGCAGACAAAGACAGCAAAGATCAGGAGTTTTCCTTCAAGTCTGCTGGCACACCAGTTCCTGGAAAGCCACCGGTCAAAGATGTTAGCGCTTACATAAGTGCATCTGGAAAAGTCGTTATTTCCCTTCATCAGAGTCTTCCTCAAGATCAAGAAAACATGTCGGGAAAGGAAGCATCATCTTTTGTTAGACAGGAAAGTTTTACCAAAGATAAATCTAGTAGTGGTGCTCCTCAAAATAAACTCCCGCATATTTCAAGTCACCCTCTACTTAAAGATTTAGAGGCTGTTCGGTCAACTCGTATGGACTTCGGTCAGGAGACTCACCTTCTCCTTAAGGACACTGAAACTGCCTTGGCAGCACTGGAAGCCAAATTACTTGGTCAAAGCCAACAGCTGGAGCCCTTGGAAACTGCTGGTCAGCTGGAGGACTCCTTGTCAGGGGACTCAGACGTGGACACTGCCAGCACAGTCAGCATGGTGAGCGGCAAAAATGTTCCAGCGAGCACCCCAAAACGCAAAGTGATCGCGAGCTTGCAGAAGGAGAAATCTTCCTCTACGCCATCCATCCAGGACCAGTGTGGGCAGCCCACTGCTCGGGACAGACTGACGGAGAAGCGGAAGACGCAAGCACCAGAGGCGTCAAACCGCGTGGAGGCTGCCAAACGCTTCCAGATGAAGCGCAGTGCTGGGACTCGAGGGTCTCTTGACTTCACAGATGACGAGAGAAGCTCAAGCTTACCCTACTTGCCAGTCCCTGATGCAGTCGTGTCTGACCATGAGCACTCTGTAACCCGTCCGGTTCCCAGAAGGAAACCTTTTACTCAGGCCACCAAGGAGGACCACAGCAAAACAACCTCAAATGTGCAGAAAATCCAGCAAGTCCTCACCCGCTCCAACAGTTTATCCACCCCACGACCCACAAGGGCCTCGAAGCTACGTCGTGCCCGGCTGGGAGATGCCTCAGATAATGAATGTGTCGATACTGAGAAAACAGCGTCCAACCCTGAAGCCACCACTCTGGGCCCCAAGCAGTCCACAGAGACAAAGAAGCTCTCCCGGCTGGACATCCTTGCCATGCCAAGGAAACGGGCAGGCTCGTTTACAGTGCCCAGTGACCCTGAGACGGCGCAGTCGAGGACAGGGTTTTCGGGCCGGAGTGTGGAGTCCTATCGGAAGACAGGTGTTTCAGATGTTAGAGCTGCGGCGAGAAAaatggcagctgctgcctctgcaaaGCAGCCTTTCAACAGGACGCGTTCAAGCAGTGTCAAGTATTCCTCCTCGTCCG CCACACAAACACCGAGGATACGTGGCTCTGGGCTGAGCAAGCAGAAGCACAATGGCAGAGAAACGGATGATGATGAAGATTTTGATGACCATCCTGACCCATACAACTTCATGGCGCAAACAGCAGAGATAGCAGAAATAGCCAG GCTCAGCCAAACCTTGGTCAAGGATGTGGCCATCCTTGCTCGAGAGATTCATGATGTTGCTGGAGATGGGGACTCTCAGAGTTCATCGGGGACAGGACCAAGCACCTCCCTCAGCTCTATGCCCAACACTCCTGCATCTACCATATCAGCGAGAGAAGAG ATTGCTCGTAGATCTTTTCGGCTGGCATATCCATCTCAG TTGGTGCAGCACATTCCAGAAGCAAGTCTGAACTACCAGAAAGTGCCTCCGGGATCAGTGGAACTGAAGGATTTTGACCAAAATATGAACAATAATAGAGAAGAGGATCcctcaagaaaaacaaggacAAGAAACCGTGAGGAG GTAATCTTTGACAATCTGATGTTGAACCCAGTGTCCCAGTTATCACATGCAATCcgtgaaaatacagaaaatcttGCTGAAAAAATGAA GATTCTGTTTCAAAACTCAGAAAGGAcctgggaggagatggaggccaaaattaattcagaaaatgaagtgcCAATTCTGAAGACCTCAAACAAG GAAATCAGTTCTATCCTGAAGGAGCTCAGGAGAGTTCAAAAACAGCTTGAAG tCATAAATGCTATCATTGACCCTACTGGAAACTTGGATGTAGTTGCCAGTAACAAAGCATCTTCTGCTGCTAAACAATCTACAGCCACTAAAGTCAGGACTGCTAACAATTCTGGGTCTACACTGGAGACTTTGTCCCCAGCACAGATGAGAAACTACACACAGAAATCGAACTGTGGGTCTTCTAGCTTACAGGATTCGAATTTCATTCCAGGTGGAGAGAAATATGTGATCTGA